The Paenibacillus sp. FSL H7-0357 nucleotide sequence GAGGGATGCAATTATATAAATATTCAGCTTCAAAACAATCGGAGTGGTGAAAAGATGAATTTGGATGCCGTTTTTACACAGATGCCTATTCTTAGTTCGGATAAAATGGTGTTGAAGAAGATCGGAACGAATAATCTGGATGAGGTATTCGAGATTTACAGCAATGATCATGTATTTGAATACTGCGGCATTATTCCCAAACATAATAAAGAAACCGTGAAAAACATGATCGGACATTTTGAGCGGGATTTTCTGAAGCGGTCAAGGGTTAAATGGGGGATATTCAGCTGTAATGATAATGACAAATTGCTTGGTATTATCGAGGCATTTGATTTTAATCAGAAAGTAAATATGGTATCGGTCGGCTATTTTTTGGAGCAAGGCCATTGGGGGAAAGGCATTGCTTCAGAAGCGTTATCCCTATTGATAAGTTATTTGTTTAATGATGCGGATATCAATAGGATTCAAGCTGAAGTAATGCCCCCCAATAGGGCTTCCAAAAAGGTGCTGCTGAAAAACGGCTTCATGAAAGAAGGGACTTTGAGACAAGCCAGTGTATGGTCAGGCAAAGGAATCGTCGATCTTGAAGTGTACAGCATCCTGAAAGATGACTACATTAAATGGTATATGGGATCAGAAGTTCCAGATCCACAATAGAATGGAAGCAAACTCAAGGTTTTTTCACTTCGATTTTTGGCAGATCAAAGCTCCAGTTCACATCGGTGAATTTTTTATCCGTTATGACCCGGCGGAGCGTCAGCTCCTCGGGCAGTTCAGTCATGCCTTTGGCTATAAGATAGGCTTCATTTGCATGATTGCCCGTCTCGCCGAATATGACTTTCTCATCCATAGTGTAACCACCTCTAAAAATAACTTTGTATTCTTTTCCTTGACCATCGAGGGCGACCCACTTGTCATTGGCAAATCTGTTGGTGAATTCGCCGCTGACCGACATCCAGCCGGATATTCCCGGTTCATCCTTGATTTCCTTGATCTCCATCTTGTTCACCTTCAGCACATCACCTTGAGCACTAAATACTGCGGGTTTCTCATTAAGCTCATGAGGATGGAACGTCACTGAATCGTTAGACTTGACGGGACTATTGTAACCATCCAGGATGAACCGTACTTGCCGGCTGTCATATGGAAGGCTCTTGAAATAGTAGGTCCAGTGCAGCTTGCCGGCTTGTTCTGTTGGTCTGACAGTGTAGCCGAAGGAAGTGTCGATAATACCTCCGGAGATGTAACTGTTGATTCTTGAAAGTTCTTCACCTTTCTCATCCACAAAATGGAACATGACCCCGAAATCGTGGCTAAAATTAGTTAAATTGGCAGAAATAAGGCTGGCTGCCTCTCCAGTAAGCGAGGTGTTGAATTTCAGTGTGACACCTGCAGGTGTATGCATCACTTGATCCATCTCCAGCTTCATCCCATCCGGAGTAGTATAGACATGGTCCTTCAAATCTGTGGTTACTGTTAATGCCTGCGCTGCGGTCATATCCGCTTCATAGCTGAAGCTCCAGTCCCCGGCTATCACCTTGTTTGTCTCCAGTTCATGAATATTACCTTGAATAACTACGGTGCTTCCGGGTGCTTCATCGGGGAATACGTAAGTCAGCAGAAGGGAGGCCTGATCCGGGTTTCCATAAGTATTCTTGTCCATGCTCATGACCGATTTAAGTTCTCCGATACTTTCGCCTGCTTCATTCCGGATTTCCAGCTGGCTGGCATTAAATCTGGACATTGCGTCTTCCGAGGCAAGTCCGTTTTCATCCATGATAGTGATGTTGAGCACCAAACGGGTAGGATCAGCCACTACGTCCTGCAGGACTAAGGTATAGCCTTTATCGCTTTTCTCTATGTCAGGCTGCTGCACCACACCGA carries:
- a CDS encoding GNAT family N-acetyltransferase translates to MNLDAVFTQMPILSSDKMVLKKIGTNNLDEVFEIYSNDHVFEYCGIIPKHNKETVKNMIGHFERDFLKRSRVKWGIFSCNDNDKLLGIIEAFDFNQKVNMVSVGYFLEQGHWGKGIASEALSLLISYLFNDADINRIQAEVMPPNRASKKVLLKNGFMKEGTLRQASVWSGKGIVDLEVYSILKDDYIKWYMGSEVPDPQ
- a CDS encoding DUF4179 domain-containing protein is translated as MKKWAYTNHNDLSGTDNDLLTDSQLYTSSNLADDFTERVMEQVRNTEIQPASGQKLSEISGMQTGRTLKRGLKWGSSVAAVIGIASLLFFIGRSGTVSETLSTPPQKPFLLANQWAELGLLDAKILGVVQQPDIEKSDKGYTLVLQDVVADPTRLVLNITIMDENGLASEDAMSRFNASQLEIRNEAGESIGELKSVMSMDKNTYGNPDQASLLLTYVFPDEAPGSTVVIQGNIHELETNKVIAGDWSFSYEADMTAAQALTVTTDLKDHVYTTPDGMKLEMDQVMHTPAGVTLKFNTSLTGEAASLISANLTNFSHDFGVMFHFVDEKGEELSRINSYISGGIIDTSFGYTVRPTEQAGKLHWTYYFKSLPYDSRQVRFILDGYNSPVKSNDSVTFHPHELNEKPAVFSAQGDVLKVNKMEIKEIKDEPGISGWMSVSGEFTNRFANDKWVALDGQGKEYKVIFRGGYTMDEKVIFGETGNHANEAYLIAKGMTELPEELTLRRVITDKKFTDVNWSFDLPKIEVKKP